One genomic region from Prochlorococcus marinus str. SB encodes:
- a CDS encoding DUF1651 domain-containing protein, translating to MTLGVANVRTYFYRGSLIDPPTGWLFNKKSGLLIFFEIYKKSVSNNLQVYTHLFYANELGEPAQIKNSRLHSIECASETWNELISGGWQIVTNKFQ from the coding sequence ATGACTTTAGGAGTCGCTAATGTTCGGACTTATTTTTATCGTGGCAGCCTTATTGACCCCCCAACTGGTTGGTTGTTTAACAAAAAAAGTGGTTTATTAATTTTTTTTGAGATTTATAAGAAATCTGTATCTAATAACTTACAAGTATATACTCATCTTTTCTATGCAAATGAATTAGGAGAACCTGCCCAAATTAAAAATTCAAGACTTCATTCTATTGAGTGTGCTAGTGAAACATGGAATGAATTAATTTCAGGAGGTTGGCAAATTGTTACTAATAAATTCCAGTAA
- a CDS encoding chlorophyll a/b-binding protein gives MDALTSFIVVIIAITIQFSLYAIKRLQEPLEPNFLLDKNSKKIKNYMGKFWKNAEITNGRLAMIGFLALIINYGFFGWIIPGFI, from the coding sequence ATGGATGCTCTTACTAGTTTTATAGTTGTTATCATCGCAATCACTATTCAATTCTCTTTATACGCCATCAAAAGGTTGCAGGAACCTTTAGAACCAAATTTTTTGTTAGATAAAAATTCGAAAAAAATAAAAAACTACATGGGTAAATTTTGGAAAAATGCCGAAATAACAAATGGGAGATTAGCTATGATTGGCTTTTTAGCTTTGATAATAAACTACGGTTTTTTTGGGTGGATAATTCCTGGTTTTATTTAA
- a CDS encoding NAD-dependent DNA ligase translates to MKTYLEERIEWYDNNYRNGNALISDKKFDQLEKNLLRTNPNCDYFKKKKKLVLPSLEKDSIDEFLKGLLVDTRLLIEPKIDGCAVALQYRDGTLEKAISRKGADVTSKLIKVQDIPNNLPLRGVLQVRGELYAPNQSPNISQRIASGFLRAKEGFSESLSFCAFQILNSTLNQYESKKSLSQLGFTIPQHISLKFTSQVEVFRKQWLEGKLFSKYPTDGIVVKINSRKLQLIREKSNLDYPYWQVAIKR, encoded by the coding sequence ATGAAGACTTATTTAGAAGAACGAATTGAATGGTATGACAATAATTATAGAAATGGAAATGCTTTAATCTCTGATAAGAAGTTTGACCAACTTGAAAAAAATTTATTAAGAACAAACCCAAATTGTGATTACTTTAAAAAGAAAAAGAAACTAGTTTTACCTTCATTAGAAAAAGATTCAATAGATGAATTTTTGAAAGGATTATTAGTAGATACCAGATTATTAATTGAACCAAAAATTGATGGCTGTGCTGTTGCTTTGCAATATAGGGATGGAACCTTGGAGAAAGCAATTTCAAGAAAAGGAGCAGACGTTACTAGTAAACTTATTAAAGTCCAAGACATTCCCAATAATCTCCCTTTACGAGGAGTTCTTCAAGTTAGAGGTGAATTATATGCACCCAACCAAAGTCCAAATATCTCCCAGAGAATCGCTTCTGGATTTCTAAGAGCTAAAGAAGGATTTTCTGAAAGTCTTAGCTTCTGCGCATTTCAAATACTTAATTCAACACTTAACCAATATGAGTCCAAAAAGAGTCTTTCACAGCTTGGCTTCACGATCCCTCAGCATATTTCATTAAAATTTACGAGCCAAGTTGAAGTATTTAGAAAACAATGGCTAGAAGGGAAGCTTTTTAGTAAATATCCAACAGATGGAATAGTAGTAAAAATAAATTCTAGAAAATTACAATTGATTAGAGAAAAATCAAACTTAGATTATCCTTATTGGCAAGTGGCAATAAAACGTTAA